The nucleotide sequence tatttCTTTCATACGGTAGCAATTTTCATCTAGTTTTTAACGAAATTATTGAATGATGACTTCATAGTTCATCTGAACACTTTGATGCATACCTTTGCAATGTCTTTCGCTCCTATCTGATGGCAATCTTCTGATTCTTTTAAAGCTTTGAACCTTGATTGGACTTGACCAATTGTATATTTTTCCAGGTATCTCACGTGACAgcttcatgatgatgatgatttaaatgACAACCCAAGATATTAAAAGGTAATACTTTTAGCAGAAAGGCAATACttataattaaatacaaaatattatgtaataaaatgatgatttttgATAGGGACATCTGAttataatgctgttaacataaCTATCCCTCCTGATTCAGTGACAGAATTCAACAAATTTCTTTTTAAACAGTGCATTATTCTCAATGGTgtcttgtttttgtttgtagGTGTAGCCTGATATTGAAAAACATCACAAACCAGTCTCTTTAATGGAAAGGTAAGTGTAacattaaaactaaataaaatttacTGTCTGTGAGCACCATcaaatgatgaattttgataGGGACATCTGAAACTGATGCTGTTAACATAAACTATCTctactgattttatttttattacgaacTGAATACTAATTTCCATTACACTCTTTTAATTTACGATTCTCTTTTACAGGTAATGAAAAACTGATGGAGTTTCCAAGTGATGGTGATGAAAGTAATaaggtaagttttatttttcacctaagggggcgtccataaattacgtgagacaattttggctatttttcaacccccccgccccccttggtaagatttggtgagattttgcctgaccccctcccccaccccctaatctcacgtgatatttaaaaaatccgcaatttaatagttttggagtaatttaactgagaaagtttatttttgtgtgcttagtgcgagtttgcatttaacgttgtcgctaacgagtgcatcaaaaagatctataaatgtatattgtcattttttacgcagttttAGTTTTAGTAGTAGTTTTAGTTGtgttttacgcagtcgctagcggatgacaaattgatgtaaactcgcactaaacCTAGGTactgattacgaatagatccagaaaaacacgtgtagtggcagcggttagtactagggtcacattgtttttttttacagaagtacctagcctaattattgttcctttctacaacctgtaacgcccctgggtctgcgggtgtctatgggcgacggtaatcacttaccatcaggtgatccgtctgctcgtttgcctcctatcacataaaaaaaaaaaaaaaaaaaaaacactattaaTCTAgcacagtgtttttcaacctgtgggtcgcgaccccctggggggtcagttaagtgacccctatggtaacacaataacaggaattttgttttcataggggccacttaaaaattaggtattgatgttgaaaatgggcattaaacccagttttctggcaaactctatttctctatttcttgcggaaaaaattacgtgatatttcccgagaccccccctctcccccacgtgagatttagtgaggtttttgttgaccccccctcccccctaaaagtctcacgtaatttatggacgccccctaagggttttaaaaaaaaaattaacatcgGAATCTTTTTGTCTTCAAATGATGACTTGACCTTCAGGTCTCCCTCAACAGAGCGAACCCATACAACCATGTTGACCAACCAAACACGTCTGATCACTAACTCAACTGtcaattttatcattttacaCTTATCACGGAGTTGTTAATTCCCTACTGCTTTGTTCTAGGTGGGAATGAACAGGTGATACAGAAAAAAACATTggagtaaattatttaaattaatgtaaGTAATAAGTTTTTATCTTTAAGGACTTTGTGGCGATGCAATAGCGATTCTttcgcgagtttgcatcgatacagtcgcgctgctgtagcgctaGACTAACGCgtgttagtagcgatgctgtacTACAAATAGTCGCCGTGCCTTTTAAGCAAATGCCACATTTGTTGAAAATTCAAGTTGACTTTCAAATGATGACTTGACCTTCAGGTCTCCCTCAACAGAGCGAACCCATACAACCATGTTGACCAACCAAACGCGTCTGATCTTTAAATCCTACTCATACAATGTTACATACCTGTCACACAAATACTAATAATTGTTATACTTTTTTCTAGATGCTAGTGGATGATGTGACTGTACACTGATACTGGGAGATACAGAGACAACTCAACAGTCAAATGTGTAAGTAACTTCATTTGATATTCCTAAAGTAGTGTTGTTTCTCAATGGTTTGAAGCCATACCAAATtctaacaatttaaaaaattcatCTAATATTCGTGGACCAAATATTTGCTCATAAAACTcatatatttttgcaaataggcttttaacaagcatttttacacgtcccagtattaaccctaccactgcttcgggacaataaatggggaATGCTGAGAAAAAGCTGCACAGATTGTAATGCTGACAAAAGTTTAATATTTGTATATTACTTCAAAATGATGACTAGACCTTCAGGTCTCCCTCAACAGAGCGAACCCAAACCACCATGTTGACCAACCAAACACGTCTGATCACTTACTAAACTGTCAATTATCATTTTACATTATCACAAATATAAAAATTTACTAATTATCTTGTTCTAGATGGAAATGGAAAATGCGGATGGGTGATGCGCACATTAGAAGGCGTTGGAAGTAATGTGTAGTGTAAGTATCTTTATTATGTACTGCTTACAGTTAATTTAAAGCCTGGTttccagcgcgtgttttgctctacacaatcaacaaaaacatctcaacattcaacaaaattgcctacaaaaaatatttaattttttgttgattgtgtaggacAAAAACACGCTGTAGACCCGGCTTTATAGTTTTCTAACACCAATTTAAGTTGACTTTCAAATGATGACTTGACCTTCAGGTCTCCCTCAACAGAGCGAACCCATACAACCATGTTGACCAACCAAACGCGTCTGATCACATACAAATGTCCAACAAATCatgttaaaaactattttagatttttaatccGAAGTTATTTCTCCACAGGTATGAAGAAACTAGTTGCAGATCAATGAAGACTTGACTATCAAAACTCATTTTATCAAGGTACatataaaagctttttttttagATATAACCCTTATTAGTGTCCTACTCGCAACGCCATTTACTGACCATGTAGTTTGGTAACACGGAAAATGTCCAATCTTTGAGTATTTTTAGTTTACTGCTTACTGTCTGAACATTCAGAGgaactcttttaaataagaacTTCCTTTACAAACAGACAGAGATCAAAGTGGTCAAAACTGCTGGGGTTTGGGCCTCTGTGCCTGCTTCAGTTATATAGATTCACGACACTGCtttttattatgtatattaCTCTACCAAAATACTTACTAcacaaatattaatatttttttcattatttcagGTACTACTGGAAGGACCCAATCGCTAAGAAAGAACCTTAGCTTCAATGTAAACACAACAAATAATCACTACAATATTAGTAACTGTATTTTCATCTTTTGGTCCCTATcaataaaaactacctactCATAATGATTGTCTCATTGCCATCTTCCCCGCCTAGAAAGTCCAATACTCCTCACATAGTTTCCCACAACACTTAGCAGTGTTTCCGTCGTCACACAATGTTGAGAATCTCAAACAtagaatcaaaatcaaaaaatcaaaatcaaaaaatatttattcagtttagaccacaagtggcacttatgaacgtcaatagaaaataataaaaaaagaaaaaggtagcccttatggggcactttacatgtctccttatcttttgggccctaccagcgcttcgagacaaacatatggcaagtgctgagaataaacgccggaacaaactcagtcaccacttattgccaggaattatctaacggtaagaatagtcaaatttaagtacatcaaatatgtgcagactgaactgaccacgcatccttgtcatcaatatagtctcgaaccttgtagtaccctttggacataagggtattttttatatgtatcttaaatttgtttattggcaattcgacaaggttgtgtggtattttgttaaatatggtaatacatttccccaagaatgaattgaGGCGTCTAGTTACAAATCCCGCTAAAACGATTTTGATAAGATTtcgagaaattgaaaaaaaccgcttatccatatagctttggccttaagcaaaaaaaaaatgatacgaattattattgtcatctggcaatactaacagtaattgctatttatctttaaattaaatataatttgaattataatgaaaactattttcattttggcGTATTTTGTTACGAACATTCGGTTTTAATGGGATTTGAAACGGACATGTCGTATTTTAGCCGGATTTGATAAGAGCAAATTATGAAGCAACCACgttataaaaaaatctccatactgatttcgcagtcacgtgaccaaaataccgtgctaccattggtcaatcaacttttagagggttttgaaagaaacggacggcgttttagcggagtttgtaacacaaacctaattttaagtgctagtttagtagtcttttagtgtattttggtcgaaaatgattgaacagtatgatgagaaaattgcagtagcatcatttagagatataaacagaaattagttgcaggagcgttttagcgggttttgaaactagacgactcaattacctatcttatgcaacctaaatgatggaacagcaagatgatgatgatagatgaTAGTAACTACATTTTCCAGCAGAACTCTAGCCACAGTAAACTAAACTATTCAATCGACTGAACTGCCTACACTTATTAGGacgtaaaaataaaatctcGAAAAACAGTAAGTTCATTCATAACTTATCTAAGCCCTACAAGAACTTTTCCCTCGACATCTCTGGTTGGAGCGTGAAGCGTGGACCGAGCTCAAGTAGTTTGGCGCGCTTGTCTCTGTGGCACTAAGATAGGAACGTAAATGAAACCCCAAATTCTTAAAACCAAGTTTATTCTTATAACATAACTATCTAAGCCCTACAAGAAGAACTTTCTCCTCGAAGTCTCGAGCTGGTGGCGGCGGCCGGCGATGATCCACTCGTAGTCGCCGCGCTTCGAGTCGAAGGTGCCCTGCTGCAGCGAGACCAGCTTGAGCGTGAAGCGTGGTCCTAGCTCGAGCAACTTGGCGCGCTTGCCGTCCTTTGTGAATTCGTATCTGCAAAGGAAAATACTAAACTTGATACGGGATCAGATGGTTAGACTcagtgttaaaaaaaatattacaatgagggctatcgtttttatacttaacagttggcacccctggcgattgacaggaccttactctacagtggcgccatcttgatgagtgcaaatgcgatagtcctcctaccactttagcactcaccagatggtgccactgtcttcgctactagcaagtgacaggaccttactctacagaggcgccatcttgatgagtgcaaatgcgatagtcctcctaccactttagcactcaccagatggtgccactgtcttcgctactagcaagtgacaggaccttactctacagtggcgcaaactggtgagcgctaaaacgatagccctcattggctaCTGTGATTTCTGACATAAGTACTCGCACATTTTCCATAAAACTAGCAACCTGTACTGCCAATTAGTCTGGCATTATTCTGCCAATTTGAGGGTCGGTACTTTGCTCCTCTTTTCCTCATCAATGCTAAGTTaaggtagcattcggatcaagacgaccgcgacgcgagaccgcgactcgagaccgcgaccggcgaccgcgacccactgctttatatgaattaataggaagtgctgacggatgcaagcaatcaggtcgcgcgacctgtgggcgtggcctgccggctacttgcgtcgcgcgactcggtcgctcacAAGGCAGTGCCGTGACGCGACAGATGCAAAATGGCCGTGTTTTCTTCGCACGAAATGAGTCGCACTGAGTTTCGTATGGGTCGCACGACTCGTGTCGCGAAGATTCGTAAGTAGCTGTCGCCCTGCGACCTGCGACCGGTTGCCTGTCGCGGTCTCGGGTCGTGGTCTctcgtcgcggtcgtcttgatccgaatgcaATCTTTACAGAGATGCCAGACGGGCGTTGACGTTGCGGTCCCGCTCCGTAGTTCTACATATAAATCTGACAACACGTTATAGTGCATGTACCCTTGTGGCATTGGTATAGGTCTATCAACTAACTATAACAATATtaactgagtttcttgcactgcttctcagcactggcccatgtcccaaagcagtggtagagtaaataataaataaataaatatccatagacattttacactgcgcttctagtcccaaactaagcaaagcttgtactatgggtactagacaacggatataaacatacttaaatactttttttttgtaaatacatacttattatacatagaaaacacccagtccaatacaaacaaatatgttcatgcacacaaatgtttgtactgtgcgggaatcgaacccactacTTCCGGAATAGCAGttcgtttcgaaccactacaccaaacggccgacgaaccACTACACCACAAGTCCGTGTGAATAAAGGTGCTTTTTGGGacaattttaaattgaaaacttGCTTGCGACGCTACTACGCACCTGTGGTGCCTGAAAAAGATGTAATCCCGCTGGTTGTGGAAGGTGACGGCGCGGCGGCCGCGGAACTGCGGCTCGTAGTGGAATAACGCGCCGAGCATGCGCCCCACCGTCATACCGAGGCGTGTGCTGAAGTTGTTGAGGATCACCTGgaattttgtgttattatggtgaaaatcgttcgttcgttcgttcgtttcagccaaatgacgtccactgctggacaaaggcctcccccaaggttttccacaatgaacggtcctgcgctgcccgcatccaggctcttcccgcgacctttaccagatcgtcggtctacctagtaggaggcctgcccacgctacgtcttccagcccgtggtcgccactcgagaactttcctgccccaacggccatcgtctctacgagctatgtgccccgcccataTGGTGAAAATATGGAAAACAAATagcttacaaaattaaatacaatttatcCAGAGCCTAGTTTCACTTTTATGTAATGGAGGAAAATGTTTAGTTCAttgcaaacaaaattaaaagataGATTAGGgtttactttttattgcaaGAATAAATTAGCTTCTAACACTTTTTCTTTCATAGAATTCAGATTAGCCTTGTAAAACTTCTGACATAGATTGGATGATGTATGTAGTTGTAAGTTTAGATCTTTTAGCACTTTGTGCTATGCAAaacttataaattaaattagaaacTTATTTTTCAATGTATTCTGtactttgtaaaaaataatacagattACAGAAACAGACCTATTTTGTCAAGCTATTTGTATAGCTTACCTCAGGCCTATGGGTAGTTATTTCTTTATGGTCTTTCCTAAGCTCTGGTGTGATTTTGCAACTGGACAACCTGAAGTGAGCTGTTGGTCCGTTAGGTAAATGTATGAGTAAGAATCCGTTTGGCTGCTTTTGATTCTCATTTACGATTATGACATCTGTGATATCTTCTCTAATTGCCGATTGCACTATGCGTTTCACTGATGACctgaaaaaaagaaataaatcaatTGAGAAAAAGTAAAGAAAGATTAGTCTTAATATTGATAATTTGTATTGAAAGTACACTGGACAACTTCTTCACAACATAACTGATAATAATAAAGCTATAAGCTTAGTTCTACTAGTTCTAGTTAACTACTAtaaaccagtgtttttcaaGCTGTGGgtcgagaggtcgtaaaaactacctcagtaaaaaaagttcttataaagacagattaatccgaaatctaattatgcaaatgttgtatggattgaagtattccctacaaacatctttgtgacattataaa is from Ostrinia nubilalis chromosome 2, ilOstNubi1.1, whole genome shotgun sequence and encodes:
- the LOC135085921 gene encoding probable ribosome production factor 1; this encodes MARGKDKKKRKLEKKQEGDDVPKKVPHTLESLREKDETMLVNADEEEQEEAQKDMELDELSSYYQNSYEPKVLITFSDNPHTKTRIFGKELTRIIPNSISRYRQRSSVKRIVQSAIREDITDVIIVNENQKQPNGFLLIHLPNGPTAHFRLSSCKITPELRKDHKEITTHRPEVILNNFSTRLGMTVGRMLGALFHYEPQFRGRRAVTFHNQRDYIFFRHHRYEFTKDGKRAKLLELGPRFTLKLVSLQQGTFDSKRGDYEWIIAGRRHQLETSRRKFFL